One genomic segment of Acidobacteriota bacterium includes these proteins:
- a CDS encoding MgtC/SapB family protein: MDLGPYVTAELKLLLPIMVAAVFSGLIGYERERAEKAAGLRTHILVGVTSALFVALAALWVDFELESAIMRLQVDPIRAIHAIAIGVGFLGSGIVFVDESKPRGLTTAASVWATAAVGSACGYSRYVLAAGVTLIVFVTLRYLRKFDLGK; the protein is encoded by the coding sequence ATGGATCTCGGGCCGTACGTGACAGCGGAGCTGAAACTTCTGCTACCGATCATGGTGGCAGCCGTGTTTTCGGGTTTGATCGGTTACGAACGGGAACGGGCGGAAAAAGCCGCGGGACTTCGGACTCACATCCTGGTGGGCGTGACCTCCGCGCTGTTTGTAGCGCTGGCCGCTCTATGGGTCGACTTCGAGCTCGAATCCGCCATCATGCGACTTCAGGTCGATCCGATCCGTGCGATTCACGCGATCGCGATTGGAGTCGGATTTCTTGGCTCGGGGATCGTCTTCGTGGACGAATCGAAGCCGCGCGGCCTCACGACGGCGGCCTCGGTCTGGGCGACGGCCGCAGTCGGCTCCGCGTGTGGTTACTCGCGATATGTTCTCGCGGCGGGTGTGACGCTCATCGTCTTCGTGACCCTGCGCTATCTCAGAAAATTCGACCTGGGCAAGTGA
- a CDS encoding cadmium carbonic anhydrase — protein MKEWALGFISVAPMIVASCTTADRADDHLIPPPDEAAIVATCEGFGPQTPRDIDNRRGQNPIVSSFAPDYERMNLCNIHFHKSAEHRSKAFAIPAENSDGGFRCAISETLTAAELRRPATDVCSGLQPGDTIEVHWVYSSCDVAPGEGLGACLNDTCANPDLRVETQVFTLVNDPSALDFTDFGYTGSRTGVYHQAASLPTGTGTPVTFLGSTTGPSYSNEQCSPLQVSWSVRPECARLDINSLGTWCLSNPFMEDHAHGVRELVTDPALLAPIR, from the coding sequence ATGAAAGAATGGGCTCTCGGTTTCATTTCAGTGGCACCTATGATCGTCGCGTCGTGCACCACAGCAGATCGTGCCGACGATCATCTGATTCCGCCTCCTGACGAGGCTGCTATCGTTGCGACGTGTGAAGGATTCGGCCCACAGACACCGCGTGACATCGACAATCGACGCGGACAGAATCCGATCGTTTCTTCCTTTGCACCCGATTATGAACGAATGAACCTCTGCAACATCCATTTTCATAAGAGCGCCGAGCATCGATCGAAAGCATTCGCAATTCCTGCCGAGAACAGCGATGGTGGGTTTCGCTGTGCGATCAGCGAAACTCTGACTGCCGCCGAACTGAGGCGGCCCGCGACCGACGTTTGTTCAGGTCTCCAGCCCGGCGACACCATCGAGGTCCACTGGGTCTACTCATCCTGCGACGTCGCCCCGGGGGAAGGCCTCGGCGCCTGTCTCAACGACACGTGCGCCAATCCGGACCTCAGAGTCGAAACGCAGGTGTTCACACTGGTGAATGATCCTTCCGCCCTGGACTTCACCGACTTCGGCTACACCGGCTCCAGGACCGGCGTCTATCACCAGGCCGCATCGCTTCCCACAGGGACCGGCACACCCGTAACCTTCCTCGGGTCGACGACCGGTCCGAGCTATTCGAATGAACAATGTTCGCCCCTCCAGGTCTCGTGGAGCGTCAGACCGGAATGTGCCAGGCTCGACATCAACTCACTCGGCACGTGGTGCCTTTCGAATCCGTTCATGGAGGACCACGCTCACGGCGTCCGCGAGCTCGTGACCGATCCTGCGCTGCTGGCACCGATCAGGTAA
- a CDS encoding response regulator, which yields MPREVTCQRAPRCSSLGGRAIARPSLGERKKSNRCPNWETTGRNVFELVHPEDRPDVESRFAEVVRQEATSHPFELRYRHKSGSWRLIETVLSPARDPDGNEIVISNYRDVTEARYLRRQYEESERIAALGRVASSMAHEFNNVLMGIQPFVEVIKRSSDPEQLSSAANQIGASIRRGKNVTDQVLRFTRGQQKLLGPVRVLAWLGAQLPEIRAITPESIHLDLSLPDEDLWVTGNLEQLQQILVNLVSNAIQAMPEGGEMHIVAQRARQASWSFGHVPDPKSMLHLAVSDTGVGIDPELHGKIFEPLFTTGKVHGTGLGLSVTRQIITAHEGYLFVESRPGHGATFHAFIPLSTARPELRKPRGDSRLDERIRRVLLIEDEDMIAEGLRVLFEMGDVELERASTGIEGVERARSDAFDAIILDIGLPDIEGEEVFQQIRSTDSDIPIVFATGHADQQRLGELLRKPHTSFVGKPFELDSLISVLNDALRG from the coding sequence TTGCCGCGCGAGGTCACGTGCCAGAGAGCGCCACGATGTTCGAGTCTGGGCGGTCGAGCCATAGCGAGACCATCCCTCGGTGAGAGAAAAAAGTCCAACCGTTGCCCGAATTGGGAGACGACTGGAAGGAACGTCTTCGAGCTCGTCCATCCCGAAGACCGGCCCGATGTGGAGAGTCGTTTCGCTGAGGTGGTTCGCCAGGAGGCGACCAGCCATCCATTCGAGCTTCGATACCGCCACAAGAGCGGCTCGTGGCGTCTCATCGAGACTGTGCTGAGTCCTGCGCGCGATCCCGACGGAAACGAGATTGTCATATCGAATTATCGTGATGTCACAGAGGCGCGTTATCTGAGACGGCAGTACGAGGAGAGCGAGCGGATCGCTGCGCTGGGGCGGGTCGCATCGTCGATGGCACACGAGTTCAACAACGTGCTGATGGGAATCCAGCCATTCGTGGAGGTGATCAAACGATCGTCCGATCCGGAGCAGCTCTCCAGCGCGGCAAATCAGATCGGCGCGTCGATCCGACGCGGAAAAAATGTCACTGATCAGGTTCTCCGATTCACTCGTGGGCAGCAGAAGCTACTGGGCCCCGTGCGGGTACTCGCATGGTTGGGGGCGCAGCTTCCCGAGATCCGGGCGATCACTCCTGAATCAATCCATCTCGACCTTTCTCTTCCGGATGAGGATCTTTGGGTCACCGGAAACCTCGAGCAGCTCCAGCAGATTCTGGTCAATCTGGTCTCGAACGCGATTCAGGCCATGCCGGAGGGGGGTGAGATGCACATCGTCGCCCAACGAGCACGTCAGGCCAGCTGGAGCTTCGGTCATGTCCCCGATCCGAAATCGATGCTGCATCTCGCGGTGTCCGACACCGGAGTCGGCATCGACCCGGAGCTCCATGGAAAGATCTTCGAGCCGCTCTTCACGACTGGCAAGGTTCACGGAACTGGTCTGGGACTTTCCGTTACGCGACAGATCATCACCGCGCACGAGGGATATCTGTTCGTGGAAAGCCGGCCAGGCCACGGTGCCACCTTTCACGCTTTCATCCCTCTCTCGACTGCCCGGCCGGAGCTAAGAAAACCCCGTGGTGACTCGCGACTCGACGAGCGGATCCGTCGGGTTCTTCTCATCGAAGACGAAGACATGATCGCTGAAGGACTACGGGTTCTGTTCGAGATGGGCGACGTCGAACTGGAGCGTGCCTCCACCGGCATCGAGGGGGTGGAAAGGGCACGTTCCGATGCCTTCGATGCGATCATTCTGGACATCGGCCTCCCCGATATCGAGGGGGAGGAAGTGTTTCAGCAGATTCGGAGCACCGACAGCGATATACCGATCGTTTTTGCGACGGGGCACGCCGACCAGCAGAGACTGGGAGAGCTCCTCCGGAAGCCGCACACCTCATTCGTCGGGAAGCCTTTCGAGCTCGACAGTCTGATCTCGGTGCTGAACGATGCATTGAGGGGATGA
- a CDS encoding energy transducer TonB — translation MKRWRFNPGTLDGLDGEPVDVIFRTTVSFNVP, via the coding sequence GTGAAACGGTGGCGTTTCAATCCGGGAACCCTGGACGGACTGGACGGAGAGCCGGTGGACGTGATCTTCCGTACCACGGTCAGCTTCAACGTTCCCTGA
- a CDS encoding Na-K-Cl cotransporter yields the protein MAKEEEGMRGEGEAGDDIERQAPDGAEEAKDIQRQAEEHEQAQASKFGTFAGVFTPTLLTILGVIMFLRLGWVTGNAGLGGAWAIIGIAFVITGFTALSMSSFVTNIRVGAGGAFSMISQSLGLEVGGALGVPLFVAQALGVVMYVFGFRAGWEWAAQSMGVPGLPSIAIDLIVFGLILGLTLISTRFAMRIQFLIVAIIVASIASVAIAAFTAPMDNPVVWWGEFEGAPEENFTGTTFWVVFAVFFPAATGIMAGANMSGDLKNPRRAIPTGTLAAVAISFVIYLALAWWMMRAIPHDELLTNYTAMIDYAFWGPAVLAGLLAATFSSALASFVGAPRILQALAVHRIVPAGGWLARTTSGNEPRHAAWVTSLIVIAGLMLRDLNAIAPLITMFFLLTYATINLVVLIEQRLRLLSYRPLLKVPTFVPFMGLAGCLLVMFIVNPVFSLVALVLVVALYFVLVHRTLAAPMGDVRSGLFTALAEWAAKRVRLARGTAERAWKPNLLVPIEDPSRLHGQFELLHHLTHPMGSLKLLGMAPEREVEHVEAQLLDSVRAFQERGVFAMATVLRSERFQDDVRTGMEVLAGAFFRPNVLFLQLPKDRETHAALDELMSEARRHRMGVVLFVEHETARLGRRERVNLWLPDQGPEWKLDMEFENLDLAILLAYRLTDSWNGALNVIAAVEDTAHEERAQEFLVRLVDLARLPAATSVHVADGEFGRYASQAPHADINVFPLPSEFDTDLLWHLRDATGATCLFMRDGGEESALA from the coding sequence ATGGCCAAAGAAGAAGAGGGCATGCGCGGCGAAGGCGAGGCGGGCGACGACATCGAGCGCCAGGCGCCGGATGGAGCGGAAGAGGCCAAGGACATCCAGCGCCAGGCCGAGGAGCACGAGCAGGCGCAGGCGAGCAAGTTCGGTACGTTCGCCGGAGTGTTCACGCCGACGCTGCTCACCATACTCGGCGTCATCATGTTCCTGCGCCTGGGCTGGGTCACCGGCAATGCAGGCCTGGGCGGCGCCTGGGCGATCATCGGCATCGCTTTCGTCATCACCGGTTTCACGGCGCTGTCGATGTCGAGCTTCGTCACCAACATCCGGGTCGGCGCCGGCGGCGCGTTCTCCATGATCTCGCAGTCGCTCGGCCTGGAGGTCGGTGGTGCCCTCGGCGTGCCGCTGTTCGTTGCGCAGGCGCTCGGCGTCGTCATGTACGTCTTTGGCTTTCGCGCTGGCTGGGAATGGGCGGCGCAGTCAATGGGAGTGCCGGGACTGCCGTCGATAGCGATCGACCTGATCGTCTTCGGCCTCATCCTGGGCCTGACGCTGATCAGCACACGATTCGCGATGCGCATACAGTTTCTCATCGTGGCGATCATCGTCGCGTCGATCGCCTCGGTGGCGATCGCGGCATTTACGGCCCCGATGGACAACCCGGTCGTATGGTGGGGCGAGTTCGAGGGCGCGCCGGAAGAAAATTTCACGGGCACCACCTTCTGGGTTGTCTTCGCGGTCTTCTTCCCCGCGGCGACCGGCATCATGGCCGGCGCCAACATGTCCGGAGATCTCAAGAACCCGCGCCGCGCCATTCCGACGGGCACATTGGCGGCGGTGGCCATCAGCTTCGTCATCTACCTGGCGCTGGCCTGGTGGATGATGCGCGCCATTCCGCACGACGAGCTGTTGACCAATTACACGGCGATGATCGACTACGCCTTCTGGGGTCCAGCCGTGCTCGCCGGCCTGCTGGCGGCGACCTTCTCCTCGGCGCTCGCTTCCTTCGTTGGTGCGCCCCGCATCCTGCAGGCGCTGGCCGTGCACCGTATCGTTCCCGCTGGCGGATGGCTGGCGCGCACCACCAGCGGCAACGAACCGCGCCACGCCGCCTGGGTGACGTCCCTGATCGTCATCGCCGGCCTCATGCTGCGCGACCTGAACGCGATTGCACCGCTGATCACCATGTTCTTCCTGCTCACCTACGCGACGATCAATCTCGTCGTGCTGATCGAGCAGCGCCTGCGGCTGTTGAGCTACCGGCCGCTGCTGAAAGTGCCCACTTTCGTGCCATTCATGGGCCTGGCCGGCTGCCTGCTGGTGATGTTCATCGTCAACCCAGTGTTCAGCCTCGTCGCTCTGGTGCTCGTCGTCGCATTGTATTTCGTGCTCGTCCACCGCACGCTGGCGGCGCCGATGGGCGACGTGCGCAGCGGCCTGTTCACCGCGCTTGCCGAGTGGGCCGCCAAGCGCGTGCGCCTTGCGCGCGGCACGGCGGAGCGGGCCTGGAAACCAAACCTGCTGGTGCCGATCGAGGACCCGAGCCGGTTGCACGGCCAGTTCGAACTGCTGCATCACCTGACGCACCCGATGGGCTCGCTCAAGCTGCTGGGCATGGCTCCGGAGCGGGAGGTCGAACACGTGGAGGCGCAACTGCTGGACTCCGTGCGCGCTTTCCAGGAGCGCGGCGTCTTTGCAATGGCGACGGTGCTGCGCTCCGAGCGCTTCCAGGACGACGTGCGTACGGGGATGGAGGTGCTCGCCGGAGCCTTCTTCCGCCCCAACGTGCTGTTCCTGCAGCTGCCAAAAGACCGCGAGACGCACGCTGCGCTCGACGAGCTGATGTCCGAGGCAAGGCGCCACCGCATGGGCGTAGTGTTGTTCGTCGAGCACGAGACGGCGCGTCTCGGGCGGCGCGAGCGCGTCAACCTGTGGCTGCCAGACCAGGGGCCGGAGTGGAAGCTCGACATGGAATTCGAGAACCTGGATCTCGCCATCCTGCTCGCCTACCGGCTAACCGACAGCTGGAACGGCGCGCTCAACGTCATCGCGGCGGTCGAGGACACGGCGCACGAGGAGCGCGCGCAGGAGTTCCTTGTCCGCCTGGTCGACCTGGCGCGCCTGCCGGCCGCGACCAGCGTGCACGTCGCCGACGGCGAGTTCGGCCGCTACGCCAGCCAGGCCCCGCACGCCGACATCAACGTCTTCCCGCTGCCGAGCGAGTTCGACACCGACCTGCTCTGGCATTTACGCGACGCCACCGGCGCCACCTGCCTGTTCATGCGCGACGGCGGCGAGGAGAGTGCGCTGGCTTAA